ATCCGAGGCTTCACAAGTTTTTGTGAGAATAAAAAACCAGGAGAAGTTGTTGTCCTCTTGAATGAATACTTCGAATTCATGTTAGATGCAATAGACAGTACCAACGGAATTCTTGATAAGCTAATTGGAGATGCAATTATGGCTACTTGGGGAATATTTGATGAAAAAGGAGATCATATCTTTAACGCTGCATCGTCCGCAATTAAAATGATGGAAGCCTTGCATAATTTCAATTTGCCCCGCCCCCCTGAAAAGCAAATTCATATTGGAATAGGGTTGCACTTTGGCGAAGTAAAAGCAGGCAACATAGGCGGAACCAAACGCTCGGATTTTACTATCATTGGAGATAGTGTCAATCTTGCTTCTCGTCTCGAAGGTGTAACAAAACAGTATGGTGTTAGCATCGTGGTGTCGGAAGATTTCTATTATCCGATTAAAGATAAATTCACATTCCGAGAGCTTGATAGAATACAGGTTAAGGGTAAACAAGAACCAGTGAAGATTTATGAGTTACTAGGATAGGGAACTAAAAACATTGTACCTACTAGATTATTTCGTAGGATTTATTTTTATATTTGTATTCTTTTCGATTTTGTTTATAGGTGCTCGATTTTTCCCGAAGAATAGAATATTCAATTATTGTTTAATACTCTTAAATAAAAAATTTCAAGCAAAGATAATAATTGGAAACGCAAAAGAGGAATCGGCTAGATTCTTTTTGGATATAAAAGTAAAAAATTTTTTAAAGAAGATAAGTTTCAATCAAAGCAAAGAACAAACTGTAGCTATAGTAAAAAGTAAAGAATCCAAATCATTACGATTAAAGATAGGAATTATCTATATTTTTTTGGCAATGATAAATATATTATTTTTTTCGGTGATGATTTTTGATAACCAAACTGGACTCCTAGTAAAAAACTTTAAGTTTCAGGCAGAAAATTTTGCTAGCACGGTAATTACAGACTTAGGCTCAAAAAGAATATCAAAAAATGATGATGCCAATTTGAAAAATCTAAAAGAAAATTTAATATATCATCAAATTTATCAATTTAGGGTTTTTTCTATTACTGGCGAAGTGTGGTATAATGAAAAGGGAATAGTCGTTGGTGAAATTATTGAAGAAGATTTATTAAGGAAAGCCAAGGAAATTTCAGATACTATTTCTGTATTTTCTTCTAAGTATAAATTAGAATTAAATAAAGAAGATTTTTCAATAAAGTTTCTTATTCCAGTGAGCGCAGAGCCAGAATCAGACGGTCCAATTTTTTTAATAACTCAACTCAGCCTTCGGGGTTTTCAAGACCAATTATCTCAAATGTACTATCAAATCGGTATTATATTTGTGTGGATTGTAATTTCACAGGTTTTATTTGGTATGTATATATTTAGGTTAATTTTTAAACGTATAACAATTCTGAGAGATGCGACAGGTAAAATGGGGGAAGAAGATCTAAAATCTCGCGCTTTGTGGAAATACAATCGAAATGATGAATTGGACGATTTAGGAAATAGTTTTAATAGTATGGCTGATTCATTAGAAACTAAAATACAAACTATTTCTAGTCTGCATGAAAATATACACAAAGAAGTCTTA
This sequence is a window from Leptospiraceae bacterium. Protein-coding genes within it:
- a CDS encoding SpoIIE family protein phosphatase, with product MYLLDYFVGFIFIFVFFSILFIGARFFPKNRIFNYCLILLNKKFQAKIIIGNAKEESARFFLDIKVKNFLKKISFNQSKEQTVAIVKSKESKSLRLKIGIIYIFLAMINILFFSVMIFDNQTGLLVKNFKFQAENFASTVITDLGSKRISKNDDANLKNLKENLIYHQIYQFRVFSITGEVWYNEKGIVVGEIIEEDLLRKAKEISDTISVFSSKYKLELNKEDFSIKFLIPVSAEPESDGPIFLITQLSLRGFQDQLSQMYYQIGIIFVWIVISQVLFGMYIFRLIFKRITILRDATGKMGEEDLKSRALWKYNRNDELDDLGNSFNSMADSLETKIQTISSLHENIHKEVLVGKTIQGVLIPANEISLDWLDVYGISKSSTELGGDYFKIFTRQSRKNEIQIALGDVSGHGVGSALIVSSVIAITNQEATLESKDTSKIIANVNKQMASLFSFERKSKIKYFTTSLFCNVRKRGDVIRLFYTNAGHLSPLIIRNRKCTEINSAKHGLALGVYAKAKYFEEIFELKKDDVIILYTDGLIEQENSNGIQFGINRLIESLSNFQLQNSKSISEYILNKVQEFSGGLANNDDITLVVLKVLHSVKNRKLSLPAIKIKRVKSRAKKN